Within Flagellimonas maritima, the genomic segment TTCAATATTTTGGCACGGAATTTTTCCTTGTCTCGCTGAATGCTCCAATCAAAAATGGATTGATCAAGAAATTTTCTAAAATCGGTAACGATGGATTTATGGCTGCCCATAAGAATTCCATCCAGAATAGTGGAAGAATATTGGTCTGAGGATTTCTCGTGGATTACCTCAACATCGAACAAATGATTGTAGTGATTGGGTTGTATGCCCAGATTTATTTCAATATGTTTTAAGTAATCATTGAGTTCTTGTTGGTGAGCATTGGAATTTCCCAACCTTTGGCTTAGGGAAGTTAATGGATATGTATCATTTTCTACCAGTTTTACATCCGAATTTGAAATGATGCGCTGCCAACTTTTCATTTCTTCATTGGAAGGGGGAAAGTCCCGTTTCAACCATAATAGGAGTTGCTGTTTTTCACCTTCATTTAGAGAATTGTCATCTTCAATGGCCCTGGTCACTACGGAAATCTCTGAAGCTGAAAGTAAATCATCCGACCAAATAATATAGAAAAAAGGAATGTATTGTAGAATTCCGATTGAATAATCAGTAGTTGGCATAAATCGTTATAGTTGAAGTAATTTTTATTTAATGTAACTAAGTTAAGGTTTAGATTTTTAAGATGACCATGATAGAGCATTTGATGGGTATTTTAAATGAAATGGTTTCAAGCAGACTTCGATTTCAACTATATTTGTTAGAAGATGAACGAAAATTTGAATCCTACGCCAGATAATTTTTCTGAGGAAGAGCTTGATATTGAAAGAGCTTTAAGGCCAATTACCTTCGATGACTTTACGGGCCAAGAACAAGTCTTGGAGAATTTGAAAATTTTTGTGCAAGCCGCAAATCTGCGCGATGAGGCTTTGGACCATACCTTATTTCATGGACCACCAGGTCTGGGAAAAACAACTTTGGCGCATATTTTGGCAAACGAACTGGGGGTGGGAATCAAAATTACATCAGGACCAGTGCTCGATAAGCCCGGAGATTTAGCAGGACTCTTGACCAATCTAGAAGAAAGGGATGTTCTGTTCATTGATGAAATACACCGCTTAAGTCCCATTGTAGAAGAGTACTTATATTCTGCCATGGAAGATTATAAAATCGATATTATGATAGAAACCGGACCAAACGCAAGAACGGTCCAAATTAATTTAAGTCCTTTTACGCTGGTAGGCGCCACTACCCGTTCAGGATTGTTAACGGCACCAATGCGTGCAAGATTCGGCATACAGAGCAGGTTGCAATATTACAATACCGAATTATTATCGACCATTGTAGAACGCAGTGCAGAAATATTAAAAGTTCCTATTACCAATGACGCTGCCATTGAGATTGCAGGCAGAAGCAGGGGCACACCTAGAATTTGCAATTCTTTGTTGCGAAGAGTAAGGGACTTTGCCCAGATAAAAGGCAATGGTAATATTGATATGGATATTTCAAAATTTAGTTTGAAAGCTTTGAATGTCGATGCTCATGGCCTAGATGAAATGGACAATAAAATACTTAGTACCATCATCGATAAATTTAAGGGAGGCCCTGTAGGGATTACAACCTTGGCCACTGCGGTTTCCGAAAGTGCCGAGACCATTGAGGAAGTATATGAACCTTTTTTGATCCAACAGGGTTTTATCATGCGCACCCCAAGAGGGCGAGAAGTTACCGAACTTGCTTACAAACATCTTGGCCGCATAAAAGATGGAAAGCAAGGAGGGCTGTTTTAATGAAAAATCTCCCCCATGTTTCCGCGTTTAAAGTACTCCTTAACAGCAAACGTATTTTAAGAAACCCGCTACCCTTTCATTATGAAAATTTTGAAAAACTAGGCGATACGTTTCGTATTTCTATACCAGGGGAAGGAGAAGTTTTGTTTTCAAGAGACCCTGAGTTAATCAAACAAGTACTCCAAAAAAAGCATCGATATTATTCAAAATCCAAGCTCCAGACCAAAGATTTGGCAAAATACATCGGTTACGGATTATTGACATCAGAAGGAGAACATTGGCGAACACATAGACGAATGGTGCAGCCTGCATTTCATGTAAAAAAGTTAAAAGGACTTTTCGGCATTATGCGAAATGCCATCGTGGATGAACTGAAACGTATAGAACCCAATTCGCAGCAAAACGTATTTGCCCTAATGGGTGATTTGGCGTTTCAAGTGGTAGCAAAATCACTCTTTAGCAGTAATGACATACGAGAACCTATGTCTCGACTTCAGCAGATTACAGAAGAAAATCAAAAAATGTTGATTCGAGAAATGCGACAGCCCTATTTCAAATGGTGGTTCAAAGCTTCAGGGGAAATAAAAAAGCATTTAAAAATGTCTCAAATAGGTCGCGATATCCTAAATGATTTAATCGAGGAAAGATTAACCAGCGGACAGGAAGGGCAAGACCTATTGGATATGTTACTCAAAGCTACCTATGAAGACGGTTCAAGGATGCCCAGAAGACAGCTCATCGACGAGGTTTTGATCCTCTTTACAGCAGGGCACGAGACCACAGCAAACGCTTTGGCGTTTACCCTCTATTTTATAAGTAAGGATGAAGAATTGCAAGCAAAACTTTTTGCTGAAATCAATACTTTGGAGAATGAAAACTATACTTTGGAAGATTTGGGCAAGTTATCCTTGACGATGTCCTGTATCAAAGAAGCAATGCGGTTGTATCCTCCAGTATATTT encodes:
- the ruvB gene encoding Holliday junction branch migration DNA helicase RuvB; the encoded protein is MNENLNPTPDNFSEEELDIERALRPITFDDFTGQEQVLENLKIFVQAANLRDEALDHTLFHGPPGLGKTTLAHILANELGVGIKITSGPVLDKPGDLAGLLTNLEERDVLFIDEIHRLSPIVEEYLYSAMEDYKIDIMIETGPNARTVQINLSPFTLVGATTRSGLLTAPMRARFGIQSRLQYYNTELLSTIVERSAEILKVPITNDAAIEIAGRSRGTPRICNSLLRRVRDFAQIKGNGNIDMDISKFSLKALNVDAHGLDEMDNKILSTIIDKFKGGPVGITTLATAVSESAETIEEVYEPFLIQQGFIMRTPRGREVTELAYKHLGRIKDGKQGGLF
- a CDS encoding cytochrome P450; protein product: MKNLPHVSAFKVLLNSKRILRNPLPFHYENFEKLGDTFRISIPGEGEVLFSRDPELIKQVLQKKHRYYSKSKLQTKDLAKYIGYGLLTSEGEHWRTHRRMVQPAFHVKKLKGLFGIMRNAIVDELKRIEPNSQQNVFALMGDLAFQVVAKSLFSSNDIREPMSRLQQITEENQKMLIREMRQPYFKWWFKASGEIKKHLKMSQIGRDILNDLIEERLTSGQEGQDLLDMLLKATYEDGSRMPRRQLIDEVLILFTAGHETTANALAFTLYFISKDEELQAKLFAEINTLENENYTLEDLGKLSLTMSCIKEAMRLYPPVYFIDRVATHENEINGLLMKKGTLVLLSIFELHRHPEFWNKATEYIPDRFMKMNMKEASNYYYPFGAGPRMCVGNAFANYEMVMVIMEIIKKFKISTKMTSVEINPMISLKPKEVTLSFVAR